The window TTGGCGCTGGCCGCGGTTGATCTGGCGAGGAAGGGCGACGGCGCCCAGGAAATGACCTCCGGCAACAAGCGGAGGCGCGTCGACGAGGGGTCCTCGTCGGTGCTCGGCGAAGTTCTTGCGGCCCACGCGCAACAGCAGGCCGTCGCCGTCGACCACATCCTGCACAGACATGTAAGTCCCGGCCGTCACCAAACTAATCGCCGCGTTTGATCGGGCTTTTCTCTTGCCTTTGTTTTGATTTGTTGTTAACCGTGGTGGATGCATGATGCAGGCGAGAAAGATGTGGGCTGCTCTGGCGGAGCAGAGGCGGAGCCACCTGCGGCTCATCGTCTCCACCGTGGAGGCCAGGGCGGCGAAGCGGCTCAAGGCCAAGGACGACGAGGTCGAGCGGGTCCGGGGCATGAACTGGGCGCTGGAGGAGCGCCTCAGGAGCCTCTACATGGAGGCTCAGATGTGGCGCGACGTCGCGCAGTCCCACGACACCGCCGCCAACGTGCTCCGCGCCGACCTGCAGCGGGTGCTCGACGCGCAGGcggtccgcggcggcggcggcggcggcggcgacggcgacggtcaGGACGACGCCGAGTCGTGCTGCTGGGGGGAGAACCAGGTGCCCGTCTGcgtggaggaggaggccgaggtggGCACGCCGGCCCCGACAGGAGGAGTCGGAAGGTGCAAGGGGTGCGGCGACGGCGCGGCCGCGGTGCTGCTGCTGCCGTGCCGGCACCTCTCCGTGTGCGCGCCGTGCGCGGCCTCGGCGCAGGCGTGCCCGTCGTGCGGATGCGCCAAGAACGGCAGCGTCTGCGTCAACTTTTCGTGATGCGGGAGGAATAGTTTTAGAGTAGGGTCGACTTTTCTTAGCTTTATTTTCTTCATCCTTTTTTTCTGTTCCCCTTCTTTTGTTCAGTTAGCTTTTTGCTCAAACTGTTGGATCAGTTGTTCAACAAGAAGAAAAACACAGTCCCTAGTATTGCATATCAATGCTTGAAATTAAACGCATAGATTAGAATTTGAACAAGATATATGCGCTGCGACCAAGGGGGGTTTGCGGCGACTTAGGTGAGCGGTGGGAGATGGCGTAATCAGACACGTGGAGACATTAGCGACAAGGAGATGACATCTACGAGGCTGCGACTATGGTGGAGGAGCGAGAAACGAGGGCGAGCGCCGCTTGGCAACGCGTTTGAGAAATGGGTGGATGGCTACGCTCGGCGGCGCGTTTGAGAAATTGGTGGATTGGCTAGTGTTAGGGTTTAAAGATCTAGACAACTGGGAAGCAAGGGTGAAGATAGAgcccgattcaaatccaacggtccaAGGAGATTTGAATTTATAGGAAATTTGCTTGGCTGGCAAAAGGTTTGTTGTGTAAATTCACACAAACGACTATACGGAAGGNNNNNNNNNNNNNNNNNNNNNNNNNNNNNNNNNNNNNNNNNNNNNNNNNNNNNNNNNNNNNNNNNNNNNNNNNNNNNNNNNNNNNNNNNNNNNNNNNNNNNNNNNNNNNNNNNNNNNNNNNNNNNNNNNNNNNNNNNNNNNNNNNNNNNNNNNNNNNNNNNNNNNNNNNNNNNNNNNNNNNNNNNNNNNNNNNNNNNNNNNNNNNNNNNNNNNNNNNNNNNNNNNNNNNNNNNNNNNNNNNNNNNNNNNNNNNNNNNNNNNNNNNNNNNNNNNNNNNNNNNNNNNNNNNNNNNNNNNNNNNNNNNNNNNNNNNNNNNNNNNNNNNNNNNNNNNNNNNNNNNNNNNNNNNNNNNNNNNNNNNNNNNNNNNNNNNNNNNNNNNNNNNNNNNNNNNNNNNNNNNNNGGCGCATGTGGCGATAGGCTGGGTAGGTTTAAGGTTTAAAGGTCTACAAATATGAACCAGGCTCAGGTTTAAGCTAAACTGTCTCCAGTAGATTAGAATCTGAATAACATATATGTGTTGCATCCAAGGGGTTTGCGACGACTTAGGTGAGCAGTTGGATATGGTGGAGATAGCTTAAGCAGACTCTTGGAGGCATGAGAGACAAGGAAATGACATTTACAACTATGGTGGAGGAGCCAAAAATTAGGGCAAGAAAGATAGATGGTGAGTGCCACTTGGCGACGCATTTGAGAAATAGGTGGATGGCTAGTTTAGGGTTTAGAGATGTAACAAGGGAAGCGGAGTGAAGATAGGAACACGATTTAGATCTAGGCTTAAGCTATAGGCTATCACCAGTAAAATGAAATTAACTTCATATATTAGAATGTGAATAACATATATGGGTTGCGTTCAAGGGGGTTTGCAGCGAATTAGGTGAGCGGTGGGAGATGGTGGAGATAGCATAATTAGATGTGTGGAGACAAGGAAATGACATCTACGACTATGATGCACGGTCCAGAAATGGGGGCAATAAGGATAGAGGGCTAGTGCCACTTGGCGGTGCGTTTGAGAAATAGGTGGATGGCTACACCCGACAACACGTTTGAGAAATGCATGGATGGCTAGTGTTAGGGTTTAGATATCTAACAAGGAAAGCTGGATGAAGATAGGAACCCAATTCAGAACCAACAACCCAAAGATGGATTTGAATTTCTAAAAATATTGCTCAATTGTCAAAAAGGTATAACATGATTTTGGAAAGTCCGAATATGTATATGGAAAATATTCAGGGGCCTCGGAATGGGTTCCGAAGACATCcaaaaaatatttgattttatttgtgGAAGAAAGTTTAGGGCAAGAAGGATAGATAGCGAGTGCCACTTGGTGACGCGTTTGAGAAATAGGTGGATGGCTAGTTTAGGGTTTAGAGATCTAACAAGGGAAGTGGGGCGAAGATAGGAACACGACTTAGATCCAAAGATTTGAATTTATAGAAAATTTACTTGGCTGGAAAATATTGGTTACCTAAATTCATGCACAAGACTATATGGAAGGCAATTAATTGCATTTATGATGGGGTGAAGAAGGTGGCCCTTTCCAATGATTTGGATATGTCTTAAAGTGTGTGCCAATTCTTTGAAGGATCCCATCTTGAGTACACAGTGGGTCATGGCAAACATGACCGTACCCATTCTTCGATTgcgtgggggtcctcggcccggccCATGACTGACAGGCCGACATGGTTACCACCCCCCAGTCCAGGACACTGTTGCCACGGCTGTGTGGTGGGGCACATGAGGGTTGTGGGCCACCCCCTAGCCTAGGCCGGTGACTCTCGGAAGCTTACCCATGCAaaataatttctggaattttctcggGACTTTTGGAGGTCCACAAAATTTATTTTCCTAGAAGTCTATAAATAtagacatgcagaaaacaacaagttCCACTGGGcagtgagttaataggttagtccaaaaaataataaaaattatgcCAAAATAACATAAATATGGCATGAAACAGTAAAAAAAACGTCATCGATGAAGAGATGTTTAGTTTACAAGGATCCAACCTGtagacactgttggaaatatgccctagaggcaataataaattagttattattattatatttcattgttcatgataatcgtttattatccatgctagaattgtattgataggaaactcagatacatgtgtggatacatagataacaccatgtccctagtaagcctctagttgactagctcgttgatcaatagatggttacggtttcctgaccatggacattggatgtcattgataacgggatcacatcattaggagaatgatgtgatggacaagacccaatcctaagcctagcacaaagatcgtgtagttcgtatgctaaagcttttctaatgtcaagtatcatttccttagaccatgagattgtgcaactcccggataccgtaggaatgctttgggtgtaccaaacgtcacaacgtaactgggtggctataaaggttcactacaggtatctccgaaagtgtctgttgggttggcacgaatcgagactgggatttgtcactccgtgtaaatggagaggtatctgtgggcccactcggtaggacatcatcataatgtgcacaatgtgaccaaggagttgatcacgggatgatgtgttatggaacgagtaaagagacttgccggtaacgagattgaacaaggtatcgggataccgacgatcgaatctcgggcaagtatcgtaccgctagacaaagggaattgtatacgggattgattgaatccttgacattgtggttcatccgacgagatcatcgtggaacatgtaggagccaacatgggtatccagatcccgctgttggttattgaccggagagttgtctcggccatgtctgcatgactcccgaacccgtagggtctacacacttaaggttcgatgacgctagggttatagggaaagtatgtacgcggttaccaaatgttgttcggagtcccggatgagatcccggacgtcacgaggagttccggaatgatctggaggtaaagattgatatataggaagtatggttttggccaccggaagtgttccgggcatcaccggtagtgtaccgggaccatcgaaggggtccgggggtccaccaggtggggccaccagccccggaggcatacatgggccaatagtgggaagggaccatcccctaggtgggctggggcgcctcccaccaaggcccaaggcgcctccaagaggggaggggggcaaaccctagggcagatgggccctaaggcccaccccaggtgcgcctccccctctcccccttgtggccgccaccctagatgggatctagggctgccgcaccccttggggtgggaaccctaggtgggggcgcagccctccctctccccctatatatagtggaggcaaaggggcagcccaacacacgaagttcttcccctgttggcgcagccctacccctctccctcctcgtctctcgtagtgcttggcgaagccctgctggagttccgcgctcctccaccaccacc is drawn from Triticum dicoccoides isolate Atlit2015 ecotype Zavitan chromosome 4A, WEW_v2.0, whole genome shotgun sequence and contains these coding sequences:
- the LOC119287104 gene encoding E3 ubiquitin-protein ligase BOI-like, giving the protein MAVDLQRLRHMLLATGGGHHQLANRPGASAAAMPASGPCYGAAVTGQPYADLFTPPPTMSAADQYSELLALAAVDLARKGDGAQEMTSGNKRRRVDEGSSSVLGEVLAAHAQQQAVAVDHILHRHARKMWAALAEQRRSHLRLIVSTVEARAAKRLKAKDDEVERVRGMNWALEERLRSLYMEAQMWRDVAQSHDTAANVLRADLQRVLDAQAVRGGGGGGGDGDGQDDAESCCWGENQVPVCVEEEAEVGTPAPTGGVGRCKGCGDGAAAVLLLPCRHLSVCAPCAASAQACPSCGCAKNGSVCVNFS